One window of Mucilaginibacter inviolabilis genomic DNA carries:
- a CDS encoding 3-keto-disaccharide hydrolase, with amino-acid sequence MKRNTIKFFSMLAISVVIFNCYAYTTDQSNKLSAKERAQGWKLLFDGRSVTGWHQYNSQAPFTRWKAKDGQLFCDPLDKAGVGDLITDQEYKNFDLKFEWKLPKGGNSGVFINVLEKKEIPTAWASGPEYQLLDDANPDFAKPQSRSGCLYGFAPQKNKVKSKPSDAWNHSEIKQKNGKVQFYLNGVLTAEEDFTSKKWADKVANSHFKGFPEFGKHISGHIALQDWATGISFRNIKIREL; translated from the coding sequence ATGAAAAGAAACACGATCAAATTTTTCTCGATGCTGGCCATATCAGTAGTCATTTTTAACTGCTATGCCTATACTACAGATCAGAGCAACAAGCTTTCCGCTAAAGAGCGAGCCCAAGGCTGGAAACTCCTATTTGACGGACGGTCAGTTACTGGCTGGCATCAGTATAATAGCCAGGCGCCGTTTACCAGATGGAAAGCGAAGGACGGCCAATTATTCTGTGATCCGTTGGACAAGGCCGGAGTAGGGGACCTGATTACTGACCAGGAATACAAAAATTTCGATCTGAAATTCGAATGGAAGCTACCTAAAGGTGGAAATAGCGGTGTTTTTATCAATGTTTTGGAAAAGAAAGAAATTCCTACCGCCTGGGCATCGGGGCCAGAATACCAATTGCTGGATGATGCCAATCCCGACTTTGCCAAACCGCAATCCCGTTCAGGCTGTTTATATGGGTTTGCTCCGCAAAAAAACAAAGTAAAAAGTAAACCCTCTGATGCATGGAATCATTCTGAAATCAAGCAAAAAAACGGAAAGGTACAGTTCTATTTAAATGGTGTATTGACCGCTGAGGAAGATTTTACCTCCAAAAAGTGGGCAGACAAAGTAGCGAACTCTCATTTTAAGGGCTTCCCGGAGTTTGGAAAGCATATTAGCGGGCATATCGCATTACAAGATTGGGCTACTGGTATTTCATTTAGAAATATAAAAATAAGAGAATTATGA
- a CDS encoding alpha/beta hydrolase, with protein MENNHKYTAIKGQELVLTYKIRQPLVKTTNPGLLILLHGVGSNEDDLFRFADTLPPHFIVVSARAPYTICPGRYAWFRVDFSSGKPVIDPEQAEKSRQVLNLFTSQLMERYEVNPTEVYMGGFSQGGIMSYSTGLTHPQKFKGIFILSSRLLPEVKPLINPGPALQKLRVFIAHGIADQVLPLPHAHEAKAYLDNLTPDITYHEYRIGHQVDTRELADLNNWLLS; from the coding sequence ATGGAAAATAACCATAAATACACCGCTATCAAAGGCCAGGAATTGGTATTAACTTACAAGATCCGCCAACCTCTGGTAAAAACCACTAATCCAGGCTTGCTGATATTACTACACGGCGTGGGTAGTAATGAAGACGATCTATTTCGCTTTGCAGATACCCTGCCGCCACACTTCATCGTGGTTTCTGCCAGAGCGCCCTATACTATCTGCCCCGGACGTTATGCCTGGTTCAGGGTTGATTTTTCATCTGGCAAGCCAGTAATTGATCCGGAGCAAGCCGAAAAAAGCAGGCAGGTCTTGAATTTATTTACCAGCCAGCTTATGGAGCGTTATGAAGTTAACCCTACCGAAGTTTATATGGGCGGTTTTAGCCAGGGCGGTATCATGTCATACAGTACCGGTTTAACCCATCCGCAAAAATTTAAAGGTATTTTTATTTTGAGCAGCCGCCTGTTGCCCGAAGTAAAACCCCTTATTAACCCCGGGCCCGCGCTGCAAAAACTGCGCGTATTTATTGCACATGGTATAGCCGACCAGGTTTTGCCATTGCCGCATGCCCATGAAGCTAAAGCTTACCTGGATAACCTCACGCCCGACATCACTTATCACGAATACCGTATAGGCCACCAGGTTGATACCCGGGAGCTGGCTGATCTGAATAATTGGCTATTGTCATAA
- a CDS encoding helix-turn-helix transcriptional regulator, translating to MPDQNDRNNLLQTITHDNQSFLLEQISSCMQIIATELAAANTAESLQRPYLKLKAEELIHYLFMGLAKRNDTPVQVINSSDAKMIYRVKERILMVMDKPPKLKELAKFSGMSQSKLQRLFKQVFGNSIYNYHQSFRMQEAAYLIKEEKISVSEVGYRLGFSNLSHFSRIFEAHIGLKPKKYAINSR from the coding sequence ATGCCCGACCAAAATGATCGAAATAATTTATTACAGACTATTACACATGATAATCAATCATTTTTACTGGAGCAGATTTCATCCTGTATGCAAATTATAGCTACGGAATTAGCTGCCGCTAATACAGCCGAATCCTTACAGCGCCCTTACCTGAAATTGAAGGCAGAAGAATTGATCCATTATTTATTTATGGGTTTAGCTAAACGAAATGATACTCCAGTTCAGGTGATTAATAGTAGTGATGCAAAAATGATTTACAGGGTAAAGGAAAGGATTTTGATGGTTATGGACAAGCCACCCAAATTGAAAGAACTGGCAAAGTTTTCAGGAATGAGCCAATCAAAACTACAACGATTGTTTAAACAGGTTTTTGGTAATAGTATCTATAATTATCATCAATCATTCAGAATGCAGGAAGCCGCCTACCTTATTAAAGAGGAAAAGATCTCTGTATCTGAAGTGGGATACCGTTTAGGGTTTTCAAATCTCAGTCATTTTTCGAGGATATTTGAAGCCCATATTGGATTGAAGCCCAAAAAATATGCTATAAATAGCAGGTAA
- a CDS encoding AraC family transcriptional regulator: MKNTGRKIKYCPPSNQEKRSFRVDHVRIPPNEQITFHQHDALEISYIIVGSGTRVIGNTMEPFSQGEIVFIPSNVPHCWSFDDFDTSSDGTIENISIFFSPRLLENAYAGFPELYECASKMEQLENAVVFGGGTLVNLQSIMKAMVSETEVEQLGSLFRMFAAISSAEQMNVVGSRITEDRNNKRMQRAYYYVINNFQTDISLDDAAKYVGMDKSSFCTFFKKMTGKSFFTFLTEYRLESSVQMLQKTNFSVAEICNASGFNDVPHFNRVFKKVKQITPTAFRKNILARSLKSNK; this comes from the coding sequence ATGAAGAATACAGGTCGAAAAATCAAATATTGCCCACCATCGAACCAAGAAAAACGATCTTTCCGGGTTGACCATGTTAGAATTCCACCAAACGAGCAAATAACTTTTCACCAACATGATGCTCTTGAAATATCTTATATAATAGTTGGGTCGGGCACAAGGGTAATCGGCAATACCATGGAGCCATTCTCCCAGGGTGAAATCGTGTTCATCCCATCCAATGTGCCGCATTGTTGGTCATTTGACGATTTTGATACTTCATCTGACGGAACCATTGAAAATATCTCGATATTCTTTTCGCCTCGTTTACTTGAAAATGCTTACGCTGGCTTTCCAGAATTATATGAATGCGCGTCGAAAATGGAACAATTGGAAAACGCGGTTGTGTTTGGTGGTGGTACTTTAGTAAATCTGCAGTCCATAATGAAGGCAATGGTGTCTGAAACAGAAGTGGAACAGTTAGGAAGTCTTTTTAGAATGTTCGCAGCGATATCTTCTGCAGAACAAATGAATGTTGTTGGCAGCCGGATAACAGAAGATCGCAACAATAAAAGAATGCAGCGAGCCTACTACTACGTGATCAATAACTTTCAAACAGATATTTCGTTGGACGATGCGGCGAAATATGTCGGAATGGACAAGTCGTCCTTTTGCACTTTCTTTAAAAAAATGACAGGAAAATCCTTTTTTACATTTCTTACAGAGTATCGTCTTGAATCATCTGTACAGATGCTACAAAAGACCAATTTTTCCGTAGCCGAAATTTGCAATGCATCAGGTTTCAACGATGTACCTCATTTTAACAGGGTATTTAAAAAGGTGAAGCAAATAACCCCAACGGCCTTTAGAAAAAATATTTTAGCCAGATCTTTAAAAAGTAATAAATAA
- a CDS encoding OsmC family protein yields MNIKLMQKSATAVQLTQEAYSVIVDRPIENGGGGQGIIGGKYLLIGIGGCFCSTLLAAAQSRNIRIDELTVEVTANLSAEAPLRFTDIQITVDYLQNADYQHIKKLIAIAEKGCTVINTIKTGVNFKAGLKA; encoded by the coding sequence ATGAACATTAAACTAATGCAAAAATCTGCTACGGCAGTACAACTGACTCAGGAAGCGTATTCGGTTATTGTTGACAGGCCCATTGAAAACGGCGGTGGCGGTCAGGGAATTATTGGCGGAAAATACCTGCTAATTGGGATAGGAGGATGTTTTTGCAGCACACTGCTGGCCGCCGCACAATCAAGAAATATACGTATTGACGAATTAACGGTAGAAGTAACAGCGAATCTTTCAGCTGAGGCCCCTCTCCGATTTACAGATATCCAGATAACTGTAGATTATTTGCAGAATGCAGATTACCAACATATTAAAAAACTGATAGCCATAGCCGAAAAGGGATGCACGGTGATCAATACTATTAAAACAGGTGTAAATTTCAAGGCAGGACTTAAAGCATAA
- a CDS encoding TetR/AcrR family transcriptional regulator, whose amino-acid sequence MEQQLKSELTQQVILDKAFDIFYKNGFESTTVAMVMEATKLSKGAFYHHFTNKKELVLAVIAQKVKKRIYDSMILPLYTDGDVPEVLKHVFSNRIRSFSEAEKRSGCPANNLINEIGDTEPAYQIALRKIIDEWKAALVALLEKGKRSGNIKNNINSDAVAIYLIGAFEGVRGLRKLYHNDEIFEDYLSAVNTYITQLS is encoded by the coding sequence ATGGAACAACAGTTAAAGTCGGAATTAACTCAGCAAGTTATCCTGGATAAGGCATTCGACATCTTTTATAAAAATGGTTTCGAATCAACAACTGTTGCTATGGTTATGGAAGCCACTAAACTATCAAAAGGCGCATTTTATCATCATTTTACCAATAAAAAAGAATTGGTGCTTGCCGTTATCGCCCAAAAAGTAAAAAAAAGGATATATGATAGTATGATCCTCCCGCTTTATACAGACGGCGATGTTCCGGAGGTCTTAAAACATGTATTTTCGAACAGGATAAGATCTTTTAGCGAGGCAGAAAAACGTTCCGGATGCCCGGCAAATAATCTTATCAATGAAATCGGTGATACTGAGCCGGCTTATCAAATTGCCTTGCGAAAAATTATAGACGAATGGAAAGCTGCCCTGGTTGCATTATTAGAGAAAGGTAAGCGATCTGGAAATATTAAAAACAACATTAATAGCGATGCCGTGGCTATTTATCTGATTGGTGCTTTTGAAGGCGTCAGAGGTCTCAGAAAATTGTATCATAATGATGAGATTTTTGAAGATTATTTAAGCGCCGTTAATACTTACATCACTCAGCTAAGTTAA
- a CDS encoding aspartate/glutamate racemase family protein has protein sequence MKILGLIGGMSYVSTLDYYRMINQGVNEQLGGSNFAECIIHSFNFVSMIRHFEERQWDVVLHKVANVARSLKASGAEAILICANTPHVIADQLQETIQLPVIHIARETAMEIKANGLNKVGLLGTKPTMDLPFFKDILNNDNIEVIVPEPDEREYIHQSVFGELGKGIFTEQAKSKYLEIIERLIENGAQGIILGCTEIPLLINNKDVALPLFNTTQIHARAGVKFALSL, from the coding sequence ATGAAAATTTTAGGGTTAATTGGTGGAATGAGTTACGTATCCACTTTAGATTATTACAGAATGATCAATCAAGGTGTTAATGAACAACTTGGCGGTTCAAATTTTGCGGAATGTATTATTCATTCCTTCAATTTTGTCAGTATGATCAGGCATTTTGAAGAACGGCAATGGGATGTTGTACTCCATAAAGTTGCCAATGTTGCACGCAGCTTAAAGGCAAGTGGAGCAGAAGCAATTCTTATTTGTGCAAATACACCTCATGTTATTGCCGATCAGCTGCAGGAAACAATCCAGCTGCCGGTTATCCACATAGCCCGGGAAACCGCAATGGAAATCAAAGCAAACGGCCTGAATAAGGTTGGTTTATTAGGAACAAAGCCCACCATGGATCTGCCATTCTTTAAAGATATCTTAAACAATGACAACATTGAAGTAATCGTTCCGGAACCTGATGAACGTGAGTACATCCATCAATCTGTATTTGGCGAATTAGGCAAAGGAATTTTCACAGAACAGGCTAAAAGCAAATATTTAGAAATTATTGAGCGCCTTATAGAAAATGGCGCACAAGGCATTATACTCGGCTGCACAGAAATCCCATTACTCATTAATAATAAAGATGTTGCTTTACCCCTGTTTAATACAACACAGATACATGCAAGGGCTGGGGTGAAGTTTGCTTTGAGTTTATAA
- a CDS encoding antibiotic biosynthesis monooxygenase family protein — MVTITKEQKSITLVNVFTVAPERQEELAAFLIQNTDEFISKCLGFISASVLKSIDGKGVVVYAQYESLEAFQNMIKTEGGLKLVEEGTKIAESAQRNLCYVYDTRDLQL; from the coding sequence ATGGTAACGATTACGAAAGAACAAAAGTCAATAACCCTTGTCAATGTGTTTACTGTAGCGCCTGAAAGACAAGAAGAACTCGCTGCCTTCCTGATTCAGAATACTGATGAATTTATTTCCAAATGCCTAGGTTTTATTTCGGCAAGTGTTCTTAAGAGCATTGATGGAAAAGGTGTGGTAGTTTATGCACAATATGAAAGCCTGGAAGCATTTCAAAACATGATCAAAACCGAAGGTGGTTTAAAATTGGTAGAAGAAGGAACGAAAATAGCAGAATCTGCCCAGCGTAATTTATGCTATGTTTATGACACCAGGGATCTTCAATTGTAG
- a CDS encoding MFS transporter, which produces MEENHSYKQVLSLPVLVAAMGYFVDIYDLLLFSIVRISSLKGLHVPANQLLEKGVFLINIQMGGMLVGGIFWGIIGDKRGRLSVLFGSITLYSLANIANGFIVSVDQYAFFRFIAGIGLAGELGAGITLVAEILPKAIRGYGTSIVAAIGLLGAVLAYLVADAFDWKIAYIIGGFMGFMLLGIRFKLFESGMFNMVKEKNIRRGNILVLFSSSRKFIKYLRCILVGLPVWFVIGVLFTFSPEFGKVMGIPVPIQAGKAVMYGYIGLSLGDISSGLLSQYMKSRRKIVFFFLILTSFAITLFLTQDSKNIFVFYSLCLFLGFSIGFWALFVTISAEQFGTNLRATVATSVPNFVRGSVNILGPLFLIGKGYWGVLPSAGVVGACAVGFAFLAVWKMEETFHKDLNYLESE; this is translated from the coding sequence ATGGAAGAAAACCATTCGTATAAACAAGTATTATCACTGCCTGTGCTCGTTGCCGCCATGGGTTACTTTGTTGATATTTATGATCTGTTGTTATTTAGTATTGTCAGAATATCAAGTCTGAAGGGATTACATGTGCCGGCTAATCAACTTCTCGAAAAAGGTGTTTTCCTGATTAATATACAAATGGGAGGGATGTTGGTAGGTGGTATTTTTTGGGGTATTATAGGTGATAAACGTGGCCGACTGTCAGTATTGTTTGGATCGATCACCCTATATTCTTTGGCCAATATTGCCAATGGTTTTATTGTTTCCGTTGATCAGTATGCTTTTTTTAGATTCATTGCAGGGATTGGATTAGCTGGTGAGCTGGGAGCCGGTATTACGCTGGTTGCTGAAATACTTCCTAAAGCCATCCGTGGGTATGGTACCTCCATAGTTGCCGCTATAGGCTTACTCGGAGCCGTTTTAGCTTATCTGGTGGCTGATGCCTTCGATTGGAAGATAGCTTATATAATAGGAGGTTTTATGGGATTTATGCTTCTTGGTATACGTTTTAAGTTGTTTGAATCCGGAATGTTTAACATGGTAAAGGAGAAAAATATTAGAAGAGGAAATATCCTGGTGTTATTTAGCTCATCTCGGAAATTTATAAAATATCTAAGATGTATCTTGGTGGGGCTGCCTGTTTGGTTTGTTATTGGGGTATTATTCACATTTTCTCCTGAGTTTGGTAAAGTAATGGGAATACCGGTTCCCATTCAGGCTGGCAAAGCTGTAATGTATGGATATATTGGCCTTTCACTGGGTGATATCAGCAGCGGACTATTAAGTCAGTATATGAAAAGCAGAAGAAAGATAGTTTTCTTTTTTTTAATACTGACCAGTTTCGCTATTACACTTTTTCTGACACAAGATTCAAAGAATATTTTCGTGTTTTACAGCCTTTGTCTTTTTCTTGGATTTTCTATTGGCTTTTGGGCATTATTTGTTACTATTTCAGCTGAGCAATTTGGTACAAACCTCCGGGCTACAGTAGCAACTAGCGTTCCTAATTTTGTTAGGGGTAGCGTTAATATTTTAGGACCGTTATTTTTGATAGGAAAAGGTTATTGGGGAGTATTGCCTTCAGCAGGAGTGGTGGGAGCCTGTGCAGTAGGGTTTGCGTTTTTAGCGGTCTGGAAAATGGAAGAAACATTTCATAAAGATCTGAATTATCTGGAGTCTGAATAG
- a CDS encoding LLM class flavin-dependent oxidoreductase: MKKIGFLSFGHWSNHPSYKTRTAGDTLLQSIDLAVAAEELGLDGAYFRVHHFARQLASPFPLLSAIGAKTNKIEIGTGVIDMRYENPMYMVEDAGAADLISGGRLQLGISRGSPEQVIDGWRYFGYEPVEGEIDADMGRRKALEFLDKLKGTGFAQPNPNPMFPNPPGLLRLEPHSDGLRERIWWGAASNATAVWAAENGMHLQSSTLKFDETGKPFHIQQAEQIRLYKEAWKKAGHQREPRVSVSRSIFALVTDQDRYYFGQQGKASDSFGYIESDKRAIFGKSYAAEPEQLIRELALDEAIQEADTLLLTIPNTLGVDYNVHVLSAILEHIAPALGWR; this comes from the coding sequence ATGAAAAAAATTGGATTTCTATCATTCGGACACTGGTCTAACCACCCATCTTATAAAACCCGTACAGCGGGAGACACTTTACTTCAGTCTATTGATCTGGCTGTTGCGGCTGAAGAACTGGGCTTAGATGGCGCCTATTTCCGCGTTCATCACTTCGCGCGCCAATTAGCATCACCATTTCCTTTACTTTCAGCTATCGGTGCAAAAACAAACAAAATAGAAATCGGTACCGGCGTTATCGATATGCGATATGAAAACCCTATGTACATGGTGGAGGATGCCGGCGCTGCGGATCTCATCTCCGGAGGGCGTTTACAATTAGGAATCAGCAGAGGTTCACCGGAGCAAGTGATCGACGGTTGGCGTTATTTCGGATATGAGCCTGTTGAAGGAGAAATCGATGCGGATATGGGACGAAGGAAAGCTTTGGAATTTTTAGACAAACTAAAAGGCACTGGCTTTGCCCAACCCAACCCGAACCCCATGTTTCCGAATCCACCGGGTTTGTTACGCTTAGAGCCGCATTCGGATGGGCTGCGGGAACGCATCTGGTGGGGAGCTGCCTCTAATGCAACCGCAGTATGGGCCGCCGAGAACGGCATGCATCTGCAAAGTTCGACTTTAAAGTTTGACGAAACCGGCAAGCCTTTCCATATCCAACAGGCAGAACAAATCAGGCTATATAAAGAAGCCTGGAAAAAAGCAGGACATCAGCGGGAACCGAGAGTTTCGGTGAGCCGGTCTATATTTGCTTTGGTAACAGACCAGGACAGGTATTATTTCGGACAGCAAGGAAAGGCATCCGACAGTTTCGGTTATATTGAAAGCGATAAACGGGCCATCTTCGGGAAAAGCTATGCTGCCGAACCAGAACAACTCATCAGGGAACTGGCATTGGACGAAGCCATCCAGGAAGCGGACACACTGCTCCTGACCATCCCCAATACACTGGGTGTTGATTACAATGTACATGTGCTATCAGCCATTTTAGAACATATTGCGCCTGCATTGGGTTGGCGATAG
- a CDS encoding phospholipase domain-containing protein: MTRIVAPGRKVSIVLTLSESHNWCDFSVKLNKHEFFEHRFAGRVENGKITKTDPLMGGNV; this comes from the coding sequence ATTACCAGAATAGTTGCACCTGGTAGAAAGGTAAGCATTGTTTTAACCCTGTCAGAAAGCCATAATTGGTGCGATTTCAGCGTGAAACTAAATAAGCACGAATTTTTTGAGCATCGTTTTGCAGGCCGTGTTGAAAATGGGAAAATTACTAAAACCGATCCATTAATGGGTGGAAATGTATAA
- a CDS encoding Crp/Fnr family transcriptional regulator, which translates to MEFALLFNNFNKYAHVSEEEQALIEETLIKRFVKKRRNLLNQGDVSRYLYFVNKGVLRSYTIDKQGTEHVVQFALEGYWIADLCSFVTQTPGDINIDAIEDTEVLMLPHHELEILYEKIPGLEKFFRQLYQRAYVALQKRYNSSQSIIAEERYLELMLQQPDIAMRIPLIYIASYLGITAESLSRIRKKIASPKPG; encoded by the coding sequence ATGGAATTTGCACTACTGTTCAATAATTTTAATAAGTATGCCCATGTTTCTGAAGAAGAGCAAGCCCTCATTGAAGAAACACTAATCAAACGCTTTGTAAAAAAAAGGCGCAATCTTTTGAACCAGGGCGATGTAAGCCGATACCTGTATTTTGTAAACAAAGGCGTGCTACGATCATACACGATTGATAAACAAGGCACAGAGCATGTGGTGCAATTTGCCCTGGAAGGTTACTGGATAGCTGATTTATGCAGCTTTGTAACCCAAACACCCGGCGATATCAATATTGATGCCATTGAGGATACCGAAGTACTAATGCTACCTCATCATGAACTGGAAATACTGTATGAGAAGATCCCTGGTCTCGAAAAATTCTTCAGGCAACTTTACCAGCGGGCCTATGTAGCTTTACAAAAGCGGTATAACTCATCGCAAAGCATCATAGCCGAAGAACGTTACCTCGAATTAATGCTGCAACAGCCCGATATTGCCATGCGTATACCGCTTATATATATTGCCTCGTACCTCGGTATTACAGCCGAAAGCCTGAGCCGCATCAGGAAAAAGATCGCTTCACCAAAACCAGGTTGA
- a CDS encoding sensor histidine kinase codes for MKLKQYNSIGRQLLLWLVYILYIIIIDGWNHRDRDTWHFILPGSDQLTDILLVMLAVYINLYFLIPVFYLRQKYVQYIVYLLLLVLAGGLSQRFLCWLIWFPIARMHHPGIRLPTGFWLTIRIIKDTIDVLIVVSATMFIKLLRNAHQQEKKLREIEKEKFSAEMSLLKAQINPHFFFNTLNSLYALTLVASKESPNVVLKLSNLMRYMLYEASEGKVILRNELTHLQNYIQIEQMRFTDRLDLSFQYSGDIEGQWIAPLLLLPFIENAFKHGIENNSGWITIDLKIIENHLYLKVENSFDTASKPKIGGFGLANVKRRLHLIYPGSHELNEDQDEGVYKVDLKINL; via the coding sequence ATGAAACTCAAGCAATATAATTCGATTGGCAGGCAGTTGTTGTTATGGCTGGTATATATTTTATATATCATCATCATCGATGGATGGAATCATCGGGATAGAGATACCTGGCATTTTATTTTACCCGGATCGGATCAGTTAACTGATATACTACTGGTTATGCTTGCTGTTTATATCAATTTATACTTTTTGATTCCCGTGTTTTACCTGCGCCAAAAATATGTACAATATATAGTGTATTTGTTATTGCTGGTGTTAGCAGGTGGTCTTTCGCAACGCTTTCTTTGTTGGTTAATCTGGTTTCCGATTGCGCGGATGCATCATCCCGGTATTAGATTGCCTACAGGTTTTTGGCTAACCATACGTATTATAAAGGATACCATCGATGTTTTAATAGTAGTAAGCGCTACGATGTTCATTAAACTGCTTAGAAACGCCCACCAGCAGGAAAAAAAATTGAGAGAAATAGAAAAGGAAAAATTTAGTGCCGAAATGAGTCTCTTAAAAGCTCAGATCAACCCACACTTTTTCTTTAACACGCTCAATAGTTTATATGCCTTAACTTTAGTTGCCTCAAAAGAATCACCGAATGTGGTGTTAAAACTATCAAATCTGATGCGCTATATGCTTTATGAAGCCAGCGAGGGTAAAGTAATATTAAGAAATGAACTCACCCATCTGCAAAACTATATCCAAATTGAACAGATGCGTTTTACAGACCGACTTGATCTTTCTTTTCAGTACTCCGGAGATATCGAGGGGCAGTGGATAGCTCCACTCCTGTTGCTTCCCTTTATTGAAAACGCCTTCAAACATGGCATCGAAAACAATTCTGGCTGGATCACTATCGATCTGAAAATCATTGAAAATCACTTATATTTAAAGGTGGAAAATAGTTTTGATACTGCCTCTAAACCCAAAATTGGAGGTTTCGGGCTTGCAAATGTAAAAAGAAGGTTACATTTGATTTACCCTGGAAGTCACGAACTTAACGAAGATCAGGATGAAGGTGTTTATAAGGTAGATCTGAAAATAAATCTATGA
- a CDS encoding LytR/AlgR family response regulator transcription factor, with product MKKINCIIADDEVLARNVIASYIGKLERLSIGAICATGLEVYTAIRASSIDLLFLDIQMPHLSGIELLRTLKNPPAVIITTAYSEFAVEGYELNVIDYLLKPISFERFLKAIDKYESQASPGHIHQQHVQLTEAINNEAFIYVKSDKKMVRIVLKEIMYFEGQKDYVKIFTINNQIITYQTLTYFEEKLPANQFLRVHRSYIVSLAHINSYSASVLTIQSATIPIGNTYAREVVKKLDWKV from the coding sequence ATGAAAAAGATCAATTGTATTATAGCAGACGATGAGGTTCTGGCCCGGAATGTTATCGCATCATATATTGGTAAACTGGAAAGATTAAGCATTGGAGCCATTTGCGCTACCGGTTTAGAAGTATATACTGCAATCAGAGCCTCCAGTATTGATCTGCTTTTCCTTGACATTCAAATGCCTCACCTATCCGGTATTGAATTATTACGAACGCTTAAAAATCCTCCGGCCGTTATTATTACTACTGCGTATAGTGAGTTTGCGGTAGAAGGTTATGAACTCAATGTTATAGATTATTTGCTTAAACCCATTTCTTTTGAGCGTTTTTTAAAGGCCATCGATAAATACGAAAGTCAGGCCTCCCCCGGTCATATCCATCAACAACACGTTCAACTGACCGAGGCGATTAATAACGAAGCTTTTATTTATGTAAAGTCTGATAAAAAAATGGTTAGGATTGTATTAAAAGAGATCATGTATTTTGAAGGGCAAAAAGATTATGTCAAAATATTTACGATTAACAATCAAATAATTACCTATCAAACCTTGACTTATTTTGAAGAAAAACTACCTGCAAACCAATTCCTAAGAGTACACCGGTCTTATATTGTTTCTTTGGCTCATATCAATTCTTATTCCGCCTCGGTATTAACCATTCAATCTGCAACTATTCCCATCGGGAATACCTATGCAAGGGAAGTAGTGAAGAAACTGGATTGGAAAGTTTGA